The Thermacetogenium phaeum DSM 12270 genome segment TGGCGCTTCTCCCGGGAAAAGATCCTGCAAGTACTGGGTGGAGAAGCCTTCAAGGAGGAGGCAATAACTGAGGAAAAGCAAGATAGTGGGGTGAAGATGGCGGCACGTAAAGCCGACGATAACGGTATCTCTGAGCGAGATTTACAGGTAATTCAGAGGCATCTGGCCGAAATGGGCGGGCAGCAAGGGGGGTAATGGCAGTGTCATTATCTCCCGTTTTTTATGCCCGGCAACTGCGCCATGAACTGAAATTAACCGGTGCTGTGGATCTTAGTCTGGTAGCAGATCGGATGAATATCAGAATCTTCGAAGAAGCCCTTGATGCCGAGGGATACCTGATACAAAAGGGTAAAGAGGCCCGTATTATTATAAACAACAACATTGGCTATGAAACCAGGAAGTGCTTTACTATTGCACATGAACTCGGGCATTTTTATATGCCCCATCACCAGGAAAGCATATTCCGCTGCCTGGCTAGAGATATTCAATCCTATTGCAGTGATCGGAAATTGGAATATGAGGCGAACGAGTTTGCAGGAGAATTTTTGTTACCGGCTCAGGAACTGGAAAAGCGTTTATTGCAACCTCCAAATCTGGACATGATAAAAGAGTTCAGTAAGATTTATGGGACGTCTTTAACTGCAACAGCCGTCAAAGTTGTTCAATTAACGTGTGAAAAGATAGCAGTTGTTCTCTCCGAATCAGGTGAAATCAAATGGTTTCGCAAATCTGAATCCTTTCCCTACTGGATTAACAAAGGACCTCTTCACGAATGGACCTATGCCTATGACTTTTTCTCTGCAGGAAAAAGCCTTCCGGAAACACCGCAGAAGGTACAGGCTATGGCCTGGTGCCAGGGAGTTTCAAGAGAAGAATTGATTTTTGAGGAATCAATGGCATTTCCTAACCTAAATATTGTAATGACTTTGCTTTACATACCATATGAAGAGGAATGCGACGCTTTCTGGTGGTAGTGCAAATTAATGATCCTGTATCGGGGAAAAATGGCGAAACTGTTTGACTGTCCTGGAGTAACGCATAATGCAGAAGAGTGCCACGGTAAGTGCTGCATCAACTGCAACTGTTTGCTCTGCACGGGCAAGTGCTCACTCTTTGAGGAAGAGATAACCTGCTGTGTGTTCAATATTTTTGAAACGCCTTGTTCGCAATGGCCGTCGCCTTTCCCGTCATGTGTAAAAGTGGCCCCCGGATTGTTTGCAGACTCGCAAAAGTTCCGCTTGTGCATCCTCAAACAGAAAACGTCTGCAAATCGCCAGGAACGTATTGCCAGAGGGGTGGTGGCGATTCCCGGGCTTCCGGAGGCGGTGATCGTGAGGAAGGGGCAGGAGAAATCGGCAATTTAGAGAATCTCCTTTTGAGGGCTGAACGCTCGTCCGGGCGGCAGAGTTTCGTCCGGGAAAATCCTTGAAAGGCCGAGGCTGATAATCGATGATCGACATCCACACCCACATCCTGCCCGGCTTTGACGACGGTCCGGGGACGCTCGAGGAAAGCCTGGAGATGGCCGCATCCTTTGTGGCCGCCGGCTTCACCGCGGTCGTCGCCACGCCCCACGTGATCCCCGGGGTTTACGACAACGGGAGGGAGGCGATCCTGGAGGGTGTTGCCGCTCTCCAGAAGGAACTCGATGCGGAGAAGATCCCCCTCAAGGTCTACCCCGGCTCGGAGTGCCACGTCAGGCCTGATCTCCCTCAGGATCTTGCGGACGGGAAGCTGGTCACCCTCGGCGACAGCGGCAGGTACCTCCTCGTCGAGCTGCCGGCGCAGGAATTCCCGCCCTATGCCGGGGAGGTCCTGTTTCGTCTGCTGCTGAACGGCGTCACGCCGGTGCTGGCGCATCCGGAGCGCAGCGCCTTTTTCTCCGGCAGCCCCCGCTCCCTCGCCGAACTCGTCGGAAAGGGGGTTCTCGTGCAGGTGACCGCCGGATCGCTGGCAGGCCTCTTCGGCCCCCAGGTGCAGAGGACGGCCAGGCGCTGGCTGAGAGAGGGGCTCGTGCACTTCGTTGCCAGCGACGCCCACGGCAACGGGCACCGCTTGAGAGCTGCTGCCCGGGCGGCCGGGCTCCTCGGGGCGGACGCCGAGGCCCTGCTGGATGCCGCTCCTGCTGCTGCCGTTCGGGGGTGCGGGCTGGAGCCTCTGGCAGCAGTCCGTCGTGTCCAGGGTGGGGAGGAGAAGAAGCTGGGCTTCTTGGGCCGGCTGTTCTGTCGGAGAAGGTGAAAGGTCTCCGGCAGCCGATCACAGCAGAACTCTTCCACCCGGCAGAGCGGTTTTCCGGCCGGCCATCTCTGCTTACCGGAGCACTCTTGAAGAAAATATCCGCGCCGCATTCTTCTGACTTCAGTCAGGATTTAAGCGCGGCCTTGTTTTTGCTTTTTTATCTATGGTACAATATATGCAAAAAAGCAAAACAAGGAGAACAGCCGATGGAGCCCCAGCGAGGACGCAACAGTGTGTACAACATAGCCTACCATATGGTCTGGTGCGTTAAATACCGTAAGCCGCTGCTTACCGGAAGGGTGGCCGAACACCTCAAAAGCCTTCTGTACCAGGTGGCCAGGGACAACGGTTTTACTATTGAGATGATGGAGATAATGCCCGACCACGTACATCTCTTCGTCCGCGCCACCCCCAACCACCTCGTAGCCAGTATGGTCAAGGCCCTCAAAGGCGTCTCCGCGCGGTTCCTTTTCAAAGAGTTTCCCGAACTCAAGAAGGAACTCTGGGGCGGCCACCTCTGGAACCCTTCTTACTACGTGGGTACCGTCGGGCACATCTCCGAAGAGACAGTTAAAAAGTACATCGAAAGCCAGAAGGCAGGCGACTGAAGTGCCGCACCTGCACGGGTTCACCAAAACCCTCCGGTACAATCTGCTCATGCCGACCGACGTAGAAGAACAAGCGCTTCGCACTACCCTTCTCTACCGGCGGGTGGTTACTTATTACCTCCAGGTCTTCCAGGAACACCAGGAAATAATCGACCACGGCAAGTGGCTGAAGATGGCCGAAAAGCTGACCCACCGGACGAAGGACAACCCTGACCCGGAGTACCCCTTCGACAGGGAATTTCTCAACCTTCCCTCCGGCTTCCGGAGGAGCGCCATCGCCGAGGCCCACGGCAAGGCCCAGGCTTGGAAGACCAGCTACGAAAAATGGGAAGAGAGAAAGCGCAAACACGAGGAGAGAAACCGAAGGCGCATTATCGCCGGGAAAAAGCCTATCGAATTCGCAGAGCGCCCGCCGCAGTACCCGAAAGACAACAACTGCTGGTTGAGCTACTACGGCACCGAGTACAAGTGGCTGGACTCTCACCACATAATGCTGAAGATGTTCACCGGTAAGTCCTACGTTTACCGGAAAGTTACGCTCCTACAGCCCTTCGCCGTTCCTCCCGGTTATGTCGCCGGCTCTCCCGTGCTGGTCAAAAAGCCGACCGGTTGGGAATTGCACGTACCGATTGTGCGGGTAACGAAATTAAACCTGAAAAAGATCGAGGAACTC includes the following:
- a CDS encoding IS200/IS605 family accessory protein TnpB-related protein — its product is MPHLHGFTKTLRYNLLMPTDVEEQALRTTLLYRRVVTYYLQVFQEHQEIIDHGKWLKMAEKLTHRTKDNPDPEYPFDREFLNLPSGFRRSAIAEAHGKAQAWKTSYEKWEERKRKHEERNRRRIIAGKKPIEFAERPPQYPKDNNCWLSYYGTEYKWLDSHHIMLKMFTGKSYVYRKVTLLQPFAVPPGYVAGSPVLVKKPTGWELHVPIVRVTKLNLKKIEELVKDTSLKICLVDLGMNRHAAMTIQDTEGRVYAAKLISAAKDNHLRKRYLEKIVNLQMQTGVIPEGERFAKHLWDKVSNLNDDIAHRVSRQIVDFAKIHGAKIIVFEHLDGLRPSKGTKSHRLNQKFILWVKGRIFRYTRYKALHEGIVTCRVSPKETSSRCPYCGFPTIVRYNKGKNGEETKGVDLAKCTNCGVRDINSDFIGSLGIGRNFRLKYCP
- a CDS encoding ImmA/IrrE family metallo-endopeptidase, producing MAVSLSPVFYARQLRHELKLTGAVDLSLVADRMNIRIFEEALDAEGYLIQKGKEARIIINNNIGYETRKCFTIAHELGHFYMPHHQESIFRCLARDIQSYCSDRKLEYEANEFAGEFLLPAQELEKRLLQPPNLDMIKEFSKIYGTSLTATAVKVVQLTCEKIAVVLSESGEIKWFRKSESFPYWINKGPLHEWTYAYDFFSAGKSLPETPQKVQAMAWCQGVSREELIFEESMAFPNLNIVMTLLYIPYEEECDAFWW
- the tnpA gene encoding IS200/IS605 family transposase, coding for MEPQRGRNSVYNIAYHMVWCVKYRKPLLTGRVAEHLKSLLYQVARDNGFTIEMMEIMPDHVHLFVRATPNHLVASMVKALKGVSARFLFKEFPELKKELWGGHLWNPSYYVGTVGHISEETVKKYIESQKAGD
- a CDS encoding tyrosine-protein phosphatase; amino-acid sequence: MIDIHTHILPGFDDGPGTLEESLEMAASFVAAGFTAVVATPHVIPGVYDNGREAILEGVAALQKELDAEKIPLKVYPGSECHVRPDLPQDLADGKLVTLGDSGRYLLVELPAQEFPPYAGEVLFRLLLNGVTPVLAHPERSAFFSGSPRSLAELVGKGVLVQVTAGSLAGLFGPQVQRTARRWLREGLVHFVASDAHGNGHRLRAAARAAGLLGADAEALLDAAPAAAVRGCGLEPLAAVRRVQGGEEKKLGFLGRLFCRRR